The following are encoded together in the Arthrobacter sp. Y-9 genome:
- a CDS encoding glycoside hydrolase family 16 protein, with the protein MAAVAILLLAASPLGAGPAAAAIGGSFSDDFSSYDTSRWSKADGWSNGGMFNAGWRADHVWFNGGVMGLNLDTATCPTGCSGKPYASGEYRTNDLFSYGRYSARLKASAGAGTVTSFFTYTGASDGQPWDEIDVEILGKNTWQMQTNYFTNGVGGHETLINLGFDASAGYHDYAFEWWPGGSINWFVDGRLVHQETGSRGPLPTHPQRIITNFWPGTGVDSWLGPFQYSGQRTATYDRVQYTKY; encoded by the coding sequence ATGGCCGCGGTGGCGATTCTCCTGCTCGCCGCCTCGCCGCTGGGTGCGGGACCCGCAGCGGCAGCGATCGGCGGCAGCTTCTCCGACGATTTCTCCTCCTACGACACCTCCCGATGGAGCAAGGCGGACGGCTGGTCGAACGGCGGCATGTTCAACGCAGGATGGCGCGCCGATCACGTCTGGTTCAACGGCGGCGTGATGGGGCTGAATCTGGACACCGCCACGTGCCCCACCGGCTGCTCGGGCAAGCCGTACGCGTCCGGCGAGTACCGGACCAATGATCTCTTCTCCTACGGCCGCTACAGTGCCCGCCTGAAGGCGAGCGCCGGCGCAGGCACCGTCACCTCCTTCTTCACCTACACGGGGGCCAGCGACGGCCAGCCGTGGGACGAGATCGACGTCGAGATCCTCGGCAAGAACACATGGCAGATGCAGACCAATTACTTCACCAACGGAGTCGGTGGCCACGAGACCCTGATCAACCTCGGCTTCGACGCCTCGGCCGGCTACCACGACTACGCCTTCGAATGGTGGCCGGGCGGTTCCATCAACTGGTTCGTCGACGGGCGCCTCGTCCACCAGGAGACCGGTTCGCGCGGCCCACTGCCCACCCATCCTCAGCGCATCATCACGAACTTCTGGCCGGGGACAGGTGTCGACTCGTGGCTCGGCCCCTTCCAGTACTCCGGACAGCGCACGGCGACCTACGACCGCGTCCAGTACACGAAGTACTGA
- a CDS encoding response regulator transcription factor, with the protein MIRILLVDDHPVVRAGLKAMLEDPAVPSDGPATDDTQGIRVVAEASDGAAALEELRRRQTLGEDIDLVLMDLQMGDGMDGATATRKIRQGEGGVRPVPVLVLTTYDSDSDILSALEAGASGYMLKDAESERIRSAVRAAAAGETALAPEVAARLVGRLRNPVPQLSAREVEILELLATGLSNRALARALFISEATVKTHLVHIYAKLGVDNRTAAITTAVQQKIIRVPDA; encoded by the coding sequence ATGATCAGGATTCTGCTGGTGGATGACCACCCGGTGGTGAGGGCCGGCCTGAAGGCGATGCTGGAGGACCCCGCGGTTCCGTCCGACGGTCCTGCCACCGATGACACTCAGGGCATCCGCGTGGTGGCCGAAGCGTCCGACGGCGCCGCCGCGCTGGAGGAGCTCCGGCGCCGCCAGACCCTGGGCGAGGACATCGACCTGGTCCTCATGGATCTCCAGATGGGCGATGGCATGGACGGGGCGACGGCCACCCGGAAGATCCGCCAGGGAGAAGGCGGGGTCCGTCCGGTTCCGGTGCTGGTCCTGACCACCTACGACAGTGATTCGGACATCCTCAGTGCTCTCGAGGCCGGGGCCAGCGGCTACATGCTCAAGGACGCCGAATCCGAACGGATCCGGTCGGCCGTACGCGCCGCCGCCGCGGGGGAGACGGCCCTCGCCCCGGAGGTCGCCGCCCGACTGGTGGGCCGGTTGAGGAATCCGGTCCCGCAGCTCTCGGCCCGGGAGGTCGAGATCCTCGAACTGCTGGCCACCGGCCTGTCCAACCGGGCGCTGGCCAGGGCACTCTTCATCTCGGAGGCGACCGTCAAGACGCACCTCGTGCACATCTACGCCAAACTCGGCGTGGACAACCGGACCGCCGCCATCACGACGGCGGTCCAGCAGAAGATCATCCGGGTCCCGGACGCCTGA
- a CDS encoding sensor histidine kinase has translation MGNGPGPHGHSVAGGGAGESDLDAARNPAQGTQVILRVLRVSLHLGFAALLLLGVVRYSLALGSLALGSGGPAPAWSPVVVYPVAALLAAVYLGGTAAEKRHALGAGRLDPAPYARWWLAVVVVLWLVLLVFSADFAWLAFPLFFLELHLLPRGVGLLAVVGTTAALVVALFLHAAPGSPNGALVIGPGFGAAFAVVTALSYQALYREAEEQRRVAAALRAARSELAASQREAGVLSERARLAREIHDTLAQGLSSIVLMSRAAGRSLEAEELGTARERLAVVEETASSALEQAREFVRSPGGSAGAALPELLAALCADTERQARAAGSGLSVTFRLSGEPRDVPVELSQALLRASQASLANVLRHARADHAVLTLGFLEEELTLDVFDDGVGFRPEAPAVGDGVGLGLLRSRVEALGGSLVLESAPGEGTVVAIRVPEGAAPGGSRSGPDEQVHDEPTRHAPTDHAPTDTEERP, from the coding sequence ATGGGAAACGGGCCCGGACCTCACGGCCACTCCGTCGCCGGTGGCGGCGCGGGTGAGAGTGACCTGGACGCTGCCCGGAACCCGGCTCAGGGGACCCAGGTCATCCTGCGGGTTCTGCGGGTGAGCCTGCATCTCGGATTCGCCGCGCTCCTGCTGCTGGGCGTGGTGCGTTACTCCCTGGCGCTGGGGTCCCTGGCGCTGGGTTCGGGCGGTCCGGCTCCGGCGTGGAGTCCCGTGGTGGTCTACCCGGTGGCGGCGTTGCTCGCGGCGGTCTATCTGGGAGGCACCGCCGCCGAGAAACGCCACGCCCTCGGCGCCGGCCGGCTCGATCCCGCGCCGTACGCGCGGTGGTGGCTCGCCGTCGTCGTGGTGCTGTGGCTGGTGCTGCTGGTGTTCTCGGCCGACTTCGCGTGGCTCGCGTTCCCGCTGTTCTTCCTGGAACTGCATCTGCTGCCCCGCGGGGTGGGTCTGCTGGCGGTCGTGGGCACGACGGCGGCGCTCGTGGTGGCGCTGTTCCTGCACGCCGCGCCGGGCTCACCGAACGGCGCGCTCGTGATCGGTCCGGGCTTCGGCGCCGCGTTCGCCGTGGTCACGGCGCTCAGTTATCAGGCCCTGTACCGGGAGGCGGAGGAGCAGCGGCGCGTCGCGGCGGCCCTGCGCGCGGCCCGTTCGGAGCTGGCCGCGAGTCAGCGTGAGGCCGGGGTGCTGTCCGAACGGGCGCGCCTCGCCCGCGAAATCCACGACACCCTGGCGCAGGGCCTCTCCTCGATCGTGCTCATGAGCCGAGCGGCCGGCAGATCCCTGGAAGCGGAAGAGCTCGGCACGGCCCGCGAACGGCTGGCCGTGGTGGAGGAGACGGCGTCGTCGGCCCTGGAGCAGGCGCGCGAGTTCGTGCGCTCGCCCGGCGGCTCCGCGGGCGCCGCGCTGCCCGAACTGCTCGCCGCGCTCTGCGCCGACACCGAACGCCAGGCCCGTGCTGCCGGGAGCGGCTTGTCGGTGACGTTCCGGCTCAGCGGGGAACCGCGCGACGTCCCTGTGGAGCTGTCCCAGGCGTTGCTCCGCGCCTCGCAGGCGTCGCTCGCGAACGTCCTCCGCCATGCCCGGGCGGACCATGCGGTGCTCACGCTCGGCTTCCTGGAAGAGGAACTGACGCTGGATGTGTTCGACGACGGCGTCGGCTTCCGTCCCGAAGCCCCTGCGGTGGGCGATGGGGTCGGGCTCGGTCTGCTCAGGTCCCGCGTCGAGGCGCTGGGCGGGAGCCTGGTGCTGGAGTCGGCTCCCGGCGAGGGGACCGTGGTGGCGATCCGGGTTCCCGAGGGGGCTGCGCCCGGCGGTTCCCGGAGCGGCCCGGACGAGCAGGTTCACGACGAGCCGACTCGACACGCCCCGACTGACCACGCACCGACCGACACGGAGGAACGGCCATGA
- a CDS encoding ABC transporter permease: protein MFLALRDLRFSKGRFALMGGVVALITVLLVMLSGLTAGLAHQSTSAIGALPAGRVVFGAPQGTAAKASYADSEVTPEQAAAWSRDAGVTAVPLGISQGKLRTGTAASTPDGGRTTNAAFFGSDDVNGTALAPVTPGKGEIVLSESLASALNLSDGDVLNSNGTDLRVKAVVPDQWYSHLAVAWVGLGDWQQMNRGREATVLVAPGADATAADRADSRNGTVSAERTASFQALESFKSENGSLLLIQGFLYGISALVVGAFLSIWTVQRTRDIAVLKALGATQGYVFKDALAQALIVLLSGTVLGAVIGGLGGWFAGQAAPFVLGPLTIAGPVVGIVLLGLAGSALAVRKVTRVDPLLALGGS, encoded by the coding sequence ATGTTCCTCGCCCTCCGCGACCTCCGCTTCAGCAAGGGCCGTTTCGCCCTCATGGGCGGAGTGGTCGCGCTCATCACCGTCCTGCTCGTCATGCTCTCCGGCCTCACCGCCGGCCTGGCGCACCAGTCCACCTCCGCGATCGGCGCCCTGCCCGCCGGCCGCGTGGTCTTCGGGGCGCCTCAGGGCACCGCGGCGAAGGCGAGCTACGCGGATTCCGAGGTCACCCCGGAGCAGGCCGCGGCCTGGTCCCGTGACGCCGGCGTCACGGCCGTCCCGCTCGGCATCTCGCAGGGCAAACTGCGCACCGGCACGGCGGCGTCCACCCCTGACGGCGGCCGCACGACCAACGCGGCGTTCTTCGGATCGGACGACGTGAACGGAACTGCCCTCGCGCCTGTGACACCCGGCAAGGGCGAGATCGTGCTGAGCGAATCCCTCGCCTCGGCGCTGAACCTGTCCGACGGCGACGTCCTGAACAGCAACGGCACGGACCTCAGAGTGAAGGCCGTCGTCCCGGACCAGTGGTACTCGCACCTCGCCGTGGCCTGGGTGGGCCTGGGCGACTGGCAGCAGATGAACCGAGGCCGCGAGGCGACCGTTCTGGTGGCGCCCGGCGCGGACGCCACGGCAGCGGATCGCGCCGACAGCCGGAACGGCACCGTCAGCGCGGAGCGCACCGCGAGCTTCCAGGCCCTCGAATCCTTCAAGAGCGAGAACGGCTCGCTGCTCCTCATCCAGGGGTTCCTCTACGGCATTTCGGCCCTGGTGGTCGGCGCGTTCCTGAGCATCTGGACCGTGCAGCGCACCCGGGACATCGCGGTCCTCAAAGCCCTCGGCGCGACCCAGGGCTACGTCTTCAAGGACGCCCTGGCACAGGCCCTGATCGTGCTGCTGAGCGGCACCGTCCTCGGTGCCGTGATCGGCGGGCTGGGCGGCTGGTTCGCAGGACAGGCCGCACCGTTCGTCCTGGGGCCGCTGACCATCGCCGGTCCCGTGGTGGGCATCGTGCTGCTGGGCCTCGCAGGTTCCGCGCTGGCGGTCCGCAAGGTCACCCGCGTGGATCCGCTGCTCGCGCTCGGCGGCAGCTGA
- a CDS encoding ABC transporter ATP-binding protein encodes MNTPALQLESVTVDYPDGAGTITALDQASLTVRQGEFLALTGPSGSGKSTLLAVAATLVKPTAGRILVDGREVQALGRKEQAALRREKLGIIFQQPNLLPSLTAVEQLLVTQHVRGFGGKAARASAEARARRLLAAVGLEGQEDKRPHQLSGGQRQRVNIARALMGEPSVLLVDEPTAALDEERSRAVVELLARITHEFGTATVMVTHDLEFVELCDREAHMRDGKLSEAAFA; translated from the coding sequence ATGAACACGCCCGCACTGCAACTCGAATCCGTCACCGTCGACTACCCGGACGGCGCCGGGACCATCACCGCCCTGGACCAGGCGTCGCTCACCGTGCGCCAGGGGGAATTCCTCGCCCTGACCGGCCCGTCCGGCTCCGGGAAGTCCACCCTCCTGGCCGTGGCCGCCACGCTCGTGAAGCCGACGGCCGGTCGGATCCTGGTGGACGGCCGCGAAGTCCAGGCGCTGGGCCGGAAGGAGCAGGCGGCTCTGCGGCGCGAGAAGCTGGGCATCATCTTCCAGCAGCCGAATCTGCTGCCGTCGCTGACCGCCGTCGAACAGCTGCTCGTGACGCAACATGTCCGCGGCTTCGGAGGGAAGGCCGCCCGCGCGTCGGCGGAGGCCCGGGCGCGCCGTCTGCTCGCCGCCGTCGGGTTGGAAGGGCAGGAGGACAAGCGTCCGCATCAGCTGTCCGGCGGGCAGCGGCAGCGGGTGAACATCGCCCGGGCGCTCATGGGCGAGCCGAGCGTGCTCCTGGTGGACGAGCCGACGGCGGCGCTGGACGAGGAGCGCAGCCGCGCCGTGGTCGAGCTGCTGGCCCGGATCACGCACGAGTTCGGCACCGCGACGGTCATGGTCACGCACGATCTGGAGTTCGTCGAGCTCTGCGACCGCGAGGCCCACATGCGCGACGGGAAGCTCAGCGAAGCCGCGTTCGCCTGA
- a CDS encoding acetate kinase, translating into MLILVINSGSSSLKYQVRDVDAGEVLLEGLVERIGQPDGDAPAAVPDHGAALEIVAARLHEVLGDRQVDAVGHRVVHGGERFAEPVLINNEVTRAIERLNPLAPLHNPAAVLGIRAITEKWPQLPQVAVFDTAYHRTLPEKAWRYAVPDWLYTRHGIRRYGFHGTSHQYVAARAAALLGEAPDEFNGVILHLGNGASATAVKGGASVDTSMGFTPLEGLVMGTRSGDIDPSILVFLGRQGLDADALDDLLNRESGLLGLGGSNDMRTLVDAAEAVGGDDGTSSGVDPLRARRALEVAAYRLAKYVGAYHVAVGGAQAIVFTAGIGENSSPFRALVCEQLGALGIELDPELNAVRSKEPRVISTPASRIPVLVIPTNEEQAIAEATAEVVAG; encoded by the coding sequence ATGCTCATCCTCGTCATCAACTCCGGCTCCTCCTCCCTGAAATACCAGGTGCGCGACGTCGACGCGGGGGAGGTGCTGCTGGAGGGCCTCGTGGAGCGGATCGGGCAGCCCGACGGCGACGCCCCGGCCGCAGTCCCCGACCACGGCGCGGCCCTGGAGATCGTGGCGGCCCGCCTGCACGAGGTCCTGGGCGACCGGCAGGTGGACGCCGTCGGACACCGAGTGGTGCACGGCGGTGAGCGGTTCGCCGAGCCGGTCCTGATCAACAACGAGGTCACACGGGCCATCGAGCGCCTCAACCCGCTGGCCCCGCTGCACAACCCCGCCGCCGTCCTCGGCATCCGCGCCATCACGGAGAAGTGGCCGCAGCTGCCGCAGGTGGCCGTGTTCGACACGGCGTACCACCGCACCCTGCCGGAGAAGGCCTGGCGCTACGCCGTGCCGGACTGGCTCTACACGCGCCACGGCATCCGCCGCTACGGCTTCCACGGCACGAGCCACCAGTACGTCGCGGCCCGTGCGGCCGCGCTGCTGGGCGAGGCGCCGGATGAGTTCAACGGCGTCATCCTGCACCTCGGCAACGGCGCCTCCGCGACGGCCGTCAAGGGCGGGGCCTCGGTGGACACGTCCATGGGCTTCACCCCGTTGGAGGGCCTCGTCATGGGCACCCGTTCCGGCGACATCGACCCGTCCATCCTCGTGTTCCTCGGACGCCAGGGCCTGGACGCGGACGCTCTGGACGATCTGCTCAACCGTGAATCGGGGCTCCTGGGCCTGGGCGGCTCGAACGACATGCGGACGCTGGTGGACGCCGCCGAAGCCGTGGGCGGCGACGACGGGACCTCCTCCGGCGTCGACCCTCTGCGCGCCCGGCGGGCGCTCGAGGTGGCCGCCTACCGTCTGGCGAAGTACGTGGGCGCGTACCACGTGGCCGTCGGCGGGGCGCAGGCGATCGTGTTCACGGCCGGGATCGGGGAGAACTCCTCGCCGTTCCGCGCGCTGGTCTGTGAGCAGCTCGGGGCCCTGGGGATCGAGCTCGACCCGGAGCTCAATGCCGTGCGCTCCAAGGAGCCGCGGGTCATCTCCACTCCGGCGTCGCGGATCCCGGTGCTCGTGATCCCCACGAACGAGGAGCAGGCGATCGCCGAGGCCACGGCGGAGGTCGTCGCGGGCTGA
- the pta gene encoding phosphate acetyltransferase, with amino-acid sequence MFTGIYVTATSTGSGKSVVALGLAEALYRRAGRIGYFRPVVPGDTPDHDPMVELIRTRYHLDPAVCRAGLTLKEARRLVAEGRREEISTRCVQVFSEVSALCDVVIVEGSDLSGADSAVEFDLNAQLAKDLGCPVVAVVSGKDLNPEEIADAVDVVRAELSAVHADLLMVMVNRADPDHVDEVRAAIRPGDLKRPVYVLEERPEMARPTTGEISAALGLQLLAGTADMEREVAGVKVAAMSLGNFIGALEPGDLVIAPGDRADILAGVLASTQSPDFPVPSGVVLSGGLMPDPHILPLLAGAPFPFFAHPEDTYHTATAVSGVRSEISTGNSRKVASALGEWSRQVDEDEIFERFNLSRPASMTPLRFLHELIGRAQADRRHVVLPEGTDLRILRAAEILRRRDVCELTILGNEAAVRELAAAHGVSLDGITLVDPATSELRQRFAEEYARLRAHKGVDLAKALETMLDVSYFGTMMVQLGIVDGMVSGAAHTTAHTIRPALEFVKTRPGVAIVSSVFLMLMQDRVLAYGDCAVNPEPTAEQLADIALASAETARQFGVDPRVAMLSYSTGGSGTGATVDKVRAATELVRERKPDLAVEGPIQYDAAVDAAIAAAKLPGSDVAGQATVFIFPDLNTGNNTYKAVQQSSGAVAVGPVLQGLNKPVNDLSRGCTVEDIVNTVAITAVQAQSVAAPSPAASQEN; translated from the coding sequence ATGTTCACAGGAATCTACGTCACCGCCACCTCCACGGGATCGGGCAAATCCGTGGTGGCCCTCGGCCTGGCCGAGGCCCTCTACCGCCGGGCGGGACGGATCGGGTACTTCCGGCCCGTGGTCCCCGGCGACACCCCGGACCACGACCCCATGGTCGAGCTGATCCGCACGCGCTACCACCTGGATCCCGCCGTCTGCCGGGCCGGTCTCACGCTCAAGGAGGCCCGCCGCCTGGTGGCCGAGGGACGCCGCGAGGAGATCAGCACCCGGTGCGTGCAAGTGTTCAGCGAAGTCTCCGCTCTGTGCGATGTGGTGATCGTGGAAGGCTCCGACCTCTCCGGCGCCGATTCCGCCGTCGAGTTCGACCTCAACGCCCAGCTGGCGAAGGACCTCGGCTGTCCCGTCGTGGCCGTGGTGAGCGGCAAGGACCTCAACCCGGAGGAGATCGCGGACGCGGTGGACGTGGTCCGCGCCGAGCTCTCCGCCGTGCACGCCGACCTCCTCATGGTGATGGTCAACCGCGCGGATCCGGACCACGTGGACGAGGTGCGGGCCGCGATCCGGCCCGGTGACCTGAAACGCCCCGTCTACGTCCTGGAGGAACGGCCCGAGATGGCCCGTCCCACCACCGGCGAGATCTCCGCGGCCCTGGGTCTCCAGTTGCTCGCGGGCACCGCGGACATGGAGCGCGAAGTGGCCGGCGTCAAGGTGGCCGCCATGAGCCTCGGCAACTTCATTGGCGCCCTGGAGCCCGGCGATCTGGTGATCGCCCCCGGCGACCGGGCCGACATTCTGGCCGGCGTGCTCGCCTCCACGCAGTCGCCCGACTTCCCGGTGCCGTCCGGCGTGGTCCTCAGCGGCGGCCTCATGCCGGACCCGCACATCCTGCCGCTGCTGGCCGGCGCCCCGTTCCCGTTCTTCGCCCACCCCGAGGACACCTATCACACGGCCACGGCCGTCTCCGGGGTGCGCAGTGAGATCTCGACGGGCAACAGCCGCAAGGTGGCCTCGGCCCTGGGCGAGTGGTCCCGCCAGGTGGACGAGGACGAGATCTTCGAACGCTTCAACCTGAGCCGACCGGCGTCGATGACCCCGCTGCGTTTCCTCCACGAACTGATCGGACGCGCCCAGGCGGACCGCCGCCACGTGGTGCTCCCCGAGGGCACGGACCTGCGGATCCTGCGGGCCGCCGAGATCCTGCGCCGCCGCGACGTCTGCGAGCTGACCATCCTCGGCAACGAGGCCGCGGTCCGGGAGCTGGCCGCCGCACACGGCGTCTCCCTGGACGGCATCACGCTGGTGGACCCGGCCACGAGTGAGCTGCGCCAGCGGTTCGCCGAGGAGTACGCCCGGCTCCGCGCCCACAAGGGCGTGGACCTCGCCAAGGCCCTCGAGACCATGCTCGACGTCAGCTACTTCGGCACCATGATGGTGCAGCTGGGCATCGTGGACGGCATGGTCTCCGGCGCCGCGCACACCACCGCCCACACCATCCGTCCGGCGCTGGAGTTCGTGAAGACCCGGCCGGGCGTGGCGATCGTGTCGTCGGTGTTCCTTATGCTCATGCAGGATCGTGTCCTCGCTTACGGCGACTGCGCCGTGAACCCGGAGCCCACGGCCGAACAGCTCGCGGACATCGCGCTCGCCTCCGCCGAGACGGCCCGGCAGTTCGGGGTGGACCCGCGCGTGGCGATGCTCAGCTACTCCACCGGCGGCTCCGGCACCGGCGCGACCGTGGACAAGGTGCGGGCCGCGACGGAACTGGTGCGGGAGCGCAAGCCCGACCTCGCCGTCGAGGGTCCCATCCAGTACGACGCCGCCGTGGACGCCGCAATCGCCGCGGCCAAGCTGCCGGGATCGGATGTGGCCGGTCAGGCGACCGTGTTCATCTTCCCGGACCTCAACACCGGCAACAACACGTACAAGGCCGTGCAGCAGTCCTCCGGCGCGGTCGCCGTCGGGCCGGTGCTGCAGGGCCTGAACAAGCCCGTCAACGACCTCTCGCGGGGCTGCACGGTGGAGGACATCGTCAACACCGTGGCCATCACCGCCGTCCAGGCCCAGAGCGTCGCCGCGCCGTCGCCCGCCGCATCCCAGGAGAACTGA
- a CDS encoding DUF1801 domain-containing protein — MLFSKKGDDAALAKLREAPAPYAELGERLHAIIRENAPSLEPVVRWGLPFYVRNGEDICYIKTGKDYLAFGFGESVNPAFQEGAAMHPIVWNITSLDAETEATLASLIRTAAG, encoded by the coding sequence ATGCTGTTCAGCAAGAAGGGCGACGACGCCGCACTCGCCAAACTCCGGGAAGCCCCCGCGCCGTACGCGGAACTCGGCGAGCGGTTGCACGCCATCATCCGCGAGAACGCACCGTCCCTGGAACCGGTGGTCCGCTGGGGTCTCCCGTTCTACGTCCGCAACGGCGAGGACATCTGCTACATCAAGACCGGCAAGGACTACCTCGCCTTCGGCTTCGGCGAATCCGTGAACCCGGCCTTCCAGGAGGGCGCGGCCATGCACCCGATCGTCTGGAACATCACGTCCCTCGACGCGGAGACCGAAGCAACCCTCGCGTCCCTGATCCGCACGGCAGCGGGCTGA
- a CDS encoding pentapeptide repeat-containing protein has translation MAQTRKNRPAAPRAAAPDLPAHLGEVDGLRRYDEVSESAVLGLSGDVDASHAHLSECVIRDAQLDRLDLTGATLTDLDVKDLQVTELVLRNARLRRVRISGGRIGTLDLSGAEVDSLELRDVRIDYLGLNGAEGNDVAVSGCRLRTLDVPLAKLKRVAFRDSSAEDVDSRDLDATDVDLRGLDARVFTSVTGLRGATLTETQVRELALQMALQAGIDVKEG, from the coding sequence ATGGCACAGACGAGGAAGAACCGCCCCGCCGCACCCCGGGCCGCTGCTCCGGACCTGCCCGCCCACCTCGGTGAAGTGGACGGGCTGCGGCGCTATGACGAGGTCTCGGAGAGCGCCGTGCTCGGGCTGTCCGGGGACGTCGACGCGTCCCACGCCCACCTCAGTGAGTGCGTGATCCGGGACGCCCAGCTGGACCGCCTGGACCTCACCGGCGCCACCCTGACGGACCTCGATGTCAAGGATCTGCAGGTCACCGAACTCGTGCTCCGGAACGCCCGGCTGCGCCGCGTGCGCATCAGCGGCGGCAGGATCGGCACGCTGGACCTCTCGGGCGCGGAGGTGGACAGCCTGGAACTGCGCGACGTCAGGATCGACTACCTGGGCCTGAACGGCGCCGAGGGCAACGACGTCGCCGTGTCCGGCTGCCGGCTCCGCACCCTCGACGTGCCGCTGGCGAAGCTCAAGCGCGTCGCGTTCCGGGACAGCAGCGCCGAGGACGTGGACAGCCGCGACCTGGACGCCACCGACGTCGACCTCCGCGGCCTGGACGCCCGCGTCTTCACCTCGGTGACCGGCCTCCGCGGCGCCACCCTGACGGAGACCCAGGTACGGGAACTCGCCTTGCAGATGGCGCTCCAGGCAGGGATCGACGTGAAGGAAGGCTGA